Proteins from a single region of Peromyscus eremicus chromosome 9, PerEre_H2_v1, whole genome shotgun sequence:
- the LOC131919427 gene encoding polyadenylate-binding protein 2 isoform X1, giving the protein MAAAAAAAAAAGAAGGRGSGPGRRRHLVPGAGGEAGEGDPGGAGDYGNGLESEELEPGELLPEPEPEEEPPRPRAPPGAPGPGPGSGAPGSQEEEEEPGLVEADPGDGAIEDPELEAIKARVREMEEEAEKLKELQNEVEKQMNMSPPPGNAGPVIMSLEEKMEADARSIYVGNVDYGATAEELEAHFHGCGSVNRVTILCDKFSGHPKGFAYIEFSDKESVRTSLALDESLFRGRQIKVIPKRTNRPGISTTDRGFPRARYRARTTNYNSSRSRFYSGFNSRPRGRVYRGRARATSWYSPY; this is encoded by the exons atggcggcggcagcggcggcggcagcagcagcggggGCTGCGGGCGGTCGGGGCTCCGGGCCGGGGCGGCGGCGCCATCTTGTGCCCGGGGCCGGTGGGGAGGCCGGGGAGGGGGATCCGGGGGGCGCAGGGGACTACGGGAACGGCCTGGAGTCTGAGGAACTGGAGCCTGGAGAGCTGCTGCCGGAACCCGAGCCCGAAGAGGAGCCGCCCCGGCCCCGTGCCCCCCCCGGAGCTCCGGGTCCTGGCCCCGGCTCGGGAGCCCCCGGCAgccaagaggaggaggaagagccggGACTGGTCGAGGCCGACCCCGGGGACGGCGCCATTGAGGACCCG GAACTAGAAGCGATCAAAGCTCGAGtcagggagatggaggaagaggctGAGAAGCTAAAGGAGCTACAAAACGAGGTAGAGAAGCAGATGAATATGAGTCCACCCCCAGGCAATG CTGGCCCAGTGATCATGTCTCTTGAGGAGAAGATGGAGGCCGATGCCCGTTCTATCTATGTTGGCAAT GTGGACTATGGTGCAACAGCAGAAGAGCTGGAAGCTCACTTTCATGGCTGTGGTTCAGTCAATCGTGTTACTATACTCTGTGACAAATTTAGTGGCCATCCCAAAGG GTTTGCGTATATAGAGTTCTCAGACAAGGAGTCAGTGAGGACTTCCCTGGCCTTAGATGAGTCCCTGTTTAGAGGAAGACAGATCAAG GTGATTCCCAAACGAACCAACAGACCAGGCATCAGTACAACAGACCGGGGCTTCCCGCGTGCCCGATACCGTGCCCGGACTACCAATTACAACAGCTCCCGATCTCGATTCTACAGTGGTTTTAACAGCAGGCCCCGGGGTCGAGTCTACAG gGGCCGGGCTAGAGCGACATCATGGTATTCCCCTTACTAA
- the LOC131919427 gene encoding polyadenylate-binding protein 2 isoform X3, producing the protein MEEEAEKLKELQNEVEKQMNMSPPPGNAGPVIMSLEEKMEADARSIYVGNVDYGATAEELEAHFHGCGSVNRVTILCDKFSGHPKGFAYIEFSDKESVRTSLALDESLFRGRQIKVIPKRTNRPGISTTDRGFPRARYRARTTNYNSSRSRFYSGFNSRPRGRVYRGRARATSWYSPY; encoded by the exons atggaggaagaggctGAGAAGCTAAAGGAGCTACAAAACGAGGTAGAGAAGCAGATGAATATGAGTCCACCCCCAGGCAATG CTGGCCCAGTGATCATGTCTCTTGAGGAGAAGATGGAGGCCGATGCCCGTTCTATCTATGTTGGCAAT GTGGACTATGGTGCAACAGCAGAAGAGCTGGAAGCTCACTTTCATGGCTGTGGTTCAGTCAATCGTGTTACTATACTCTGTGACAAATTTAGTGGCCATCCCAAAGG GTTTGCGTATATAGAGTTCTCAGACAAGGAGTCAGTGAGGACTTCCCTGGCCTTAGATGAGTCCCTGTTTAGAGGAAGACAGATCAAG GTGATTCCCAAACGAACCAACAGACCAGGCATCAGTACAACAGACCGGGGCTTCCCGCGTGCCCGATACCGTGCCCGGACTACCAATTACAACAGCTCCCGATCTCGATTCTACAGTGGTTTTAACAGCAGGCCCCGGGGTCGAGTCTACAG gGGCCGGGCTAGAGCGACATCATGGTATTCCCCTTACTAA
- the LOC131919427 gene encoding bcl-2-like protein 2 isoform X2 gives MATPASAPDTRALVADFVGYKLRQKGYVCGAGPGEGPAADPLHQAMRAAGDEFETRFRRTFSDLAAQLHVTPGSAQQRFTQVSDELFQGGPNWGRLVAFFVFGAALCAESVNKEMEPLVGQVQDWMVAYLETRLADWIHSSGGWAEFTALYGDGALEEARRLREGNWASVRTVLTGAVALGALVTVGAFFASK, from the exons ATGGCGaccccagcctcagccccagaCACACGGGCTCTAGTGGCTGACTTTGTAGGCTataagctgaggcagaagggctaTGTCTGTGGAGCTGGCCCAGGGGAGGGCCCAGCAGCTGACCCGCTGCACCAAGCCATGCGGGCTGCTGGAGACGAGTTTGAGACACGCTTCCGGCGCACCTTCTCTGACCTGGCCGCTCAGCTACACGTGACCCCAGGCTCAGCCCAGCAACGCTTCACCCAGGTTTCCGACGAACTTTTCCAAGGGGGCCCCAACTGGGGCCGTCTTGTGGCATTCTTTGTCTTTGGGGCTGCCCTGTGTGCTGAAAGTGTCAACAAAGAAATGGAGCCTCTGGTGGGACAAGTACAGGATTGGATGGTGGCCTACCTGGAGACACGCCTGGCCGACTGGATCCACAGCAGTGGGGGCTGG GCGGAGTTCACAGCTCTGTACGGGGACGGGGCCCTGGAGGAGGCACGGCGTCTGCGGGAGGGGAACTGGGCATCAGTGAGGACAGTGCTGACCGGGGCTGTGGCCCTGGGGGCCCTGGTTACTGTAGGGGCCTTTTTTGCTAGCAAGTGA
- the Ppp1r3e gene encoding protein phosphatase 1 regulatory subunit 3E, protein MSCERPPRTDIPRNLSFIAALTERAYYRSQRPSLEEEPEEEPGEGGTRPGARSRAHVPGRGRRARSAPAGGGGARPARSRSPDTRKRVRFADALGLELAVVRRFRPGEPPRVPRHVQVQLQRDALRHFAPCPPRTRGLQEARAALEPAREPGFAARLQAQRICLERADAGPLGVAGSARVLDLAYEKRVSVRWSADGWRSLRESPAAYAGPAPAPPRADRFSFRLPAPPVGGALLFALRYRVTGREFWDNNGGRDYALLGPEHPGGAGVAEPQGWIHFI, encoded by the exons ATGTCCTGCGAGCGGCCTCCGCGCACCGACATCCCTCGCAACCTGAGCTTTATAGCAGCACTGACCGAGCGCGCCTACTACCGCAGCCAGCGGCCCAGCCTCGAGGAGGAGCCGGAGGAGGAGCCGGGGGAGGGCGGGACCCGGCCCGGTGCCCGCTCCCGGGCTCACGTTCCGGGTCGGGGGCGTAGGGCCCGCTCCGCGCCCGCAGGTGGCGGCGGGGCACGGCCAGCCCGCAGCCGCAGCCCCGACACCCGCAAGAGAGTGCGTTTCGCCGACgcgctggggctggagctggccGTGGTCCGCCGCTTCCGCCCGGGGGAACCGCCCCGGGTGCCCCGCCACGTGCAGGTGCAACTGCAGAGGGACGCCCTGCGCCACTTCGCGCCGTGCCCGCCGCGCACCCGCGGCCTCCAG GAGGCCCGCGCCGCCCTGGAGCCCGCCCGCGAGCCCGGCTTCGCCGCCCGGCTGCAGGCGCAGCGCATCTGCCTGGAGCGCGCCGACGCGGGCCCTCTGGGCGTGGCCGGGAGCGCGCGCGTGCTGGACCTGGCCTACGAGAAGCGCGTGAGCGTGCGCTGGAGTGCGGACGGCTGGCGCAGCCTGCGGGAGTCGCCCGCCGCCTACGCCGGCCCGGCCCCGGCCCCACCGCGGGCTGACCGCTTCTCCTTCCGCCTGCCCGCGCCTCCGGTCGGCGGCGCGCTGCTTTTCGCCCTCCGCTACCGTGTGACCGGCCGCGAGTTCTGGGACAACAACGGCGGCCGTGATTACGCGCTACTTGGGCCCGAGCACCCGGGTGGTGCCGGAGTCGCGGAGCCCCAGGGCTGGATCCATTTTATTTGA